In Stieleria varia, one genomic interval encodes:
- a CDS encoding GEVED domain-containing protein, with amino-acid sequence MRKKLRIKHRLLHRRRLFSLERLEQRQLLAAGVNLALYEFTNNTAGNPEFFSTDTHLETTASDITSPLSLGWTGNGSPPNGLALGGAFNETTEPTPAGGQLDYFELTITQDAGYAMSTSRFSMQIRRNDPDSKNSYSVYFDDDPGAGGNNFTTKLTSGTITSEDTFESIIVDVEGLPEFTNKTTPLTFRVYAWGTAGLGTMRLDNIRVQAIQESVSESKLAYYGDAGRLLHPLDPRGNRIADFSTAGYRNSNEPIPDVTQLIDASRVVSVSPVPGDDMATIQAAIDQVAAMSLDGNGFRGVVQLTAGEFQISNQLRILDSGVVLRGVGDGDDPATDTILRGTGTLQRSLIVVGQSSGFASGIANTTHNIVDKYVPVGATSLLVDSTSNWSVGDPVVVRRPSTQEWISAIGMDNIPPRSDGGTVVQWSPGSAFDQLYERTITRIEGNRIFLNAPLMNSFEQQYGGGTVWRYTFPRINQIGIENIRGISDFVNPTDENHAQTFIELQAVEDAWVRNVTGQYLVFSTVHATSRSIRVTVDDAQSLDPVSIVTGGRRYPFNIDGQFILMQNLYSEDGRHDFVNNAATRNRGPNVFLNGTAVDSNSSSGPHQRWSSGTLYDTISTDNMTEARNRGNFGTGHGWAGANMVFWNNTATQFVIQNPPTAQNWLIGSTGQIVEETLFGPQPSGIYSEHGTPIDFGDPNNPLSSLFIAQLNQRSGEPGSEKREYVLGDFDLLEYDGVGSADDVFVDADWASSLATLGVSSHLDRSIDDRVVPFSFAYQLDSHEIVTAATLSLGLRGTGSGTSDDTLLIESLLDSRPLQSYGLPAQISQTETTPVLIELTGADLVALQDGLLNLAIDNNTAVDWAVLDLTVNTASEFDLGDAPSPFATLFADDGARHVDTGPRLGNLRDAEADGQPTGDADGDGGDDDGVMFGMLATDMTLAGVNVDLQNAAAAKVDAWIDFNFDGDWDDPGEQILDSVDIAGGMQTLNYSVPMDAIIGKTFARVRVSTHGGLEAVGAAIDGEVEDYLITILPPRSVQAEIDAGGNLVVRPLNGVSLDDALELSTADGNLRISDANYTVVAGDGVSQNGAEIVVPLSSITGLVGIDIDTQSGTDAVHVSGLARTLPAEITINAANANLVLSDDLTIDLEPGFSPTVGQVFSLVNAGTNAGITGSFDNVNLPTPPDNTHWDLVVGANEVSMALLSTPPRITEVRIGSTSWSEAFRDSMDPDGQGYLLSQGAEQLADVPFTNTNQIFVGFDQQVFATGGTALQPGDFQLVGSPSLGINYQIDSVNFDTGTNTAILTINQELSADKLLLHIADAAIENGNGIALDGEWSTGNMGSSGNETSGGVFNFRFDVLPGNVNNDLLSNTTDLSYVRSLGTQIAGVTPEFDPRANVNGDLLVNTTDLSLIRSLGTQLITGLIDPTPPS; translated from the coding sequence ATGCGAAAAAAACTTCGCATCAAACATCGATTATTGCATCGGCGTCGCTTGTTTTCACTCGAGCGACTTGAGCAGCGGCAGTTGCTGGCCGCTGGAGTCAATCTTGCACTTTACGAGTTCACCAACAACACCGCGGGCAACCCCGAGTTCTTTTCCACCGACACGCACTTGGAGACGACCGCGAGCGATATCACGTCGCCATTGAGCTTGGGTTGGACGGGGAACGGCAGCCCACCCAACGGGCTCGCCTTGGGCGGCGCGTTCAACGAGACGACCGAACCAACCCCGGCTGGCGGTCAACTCGACTATTTTGAACTTACCATCACACAGGATGCCGGATACGCGATGTCGACGTCGCGATTCAGCATGCAGATCCGACGCAACGACCCCGACTCAAAGAACAGCTATTCGGTTTACTTTGACGACGACCCCGGAGCGGGCGGAAACAACTTCACAACCAAGTTGACCAGCGGCACGATCACCAGCGAAGACACTTTCGAATCGATCATTGTCGATGTCGAAGGCCTGCCGGAATTCACGAACAAGACCACGCCGCTAACGTTCCGCGTCTACGCTTGGGGAACCGCTGGGCTGGGTACCATGCGACTGGACAACATTCGTGTCCAGGCCATTCAAGAGTCGGTCAGCGAGTCAAAACTGGCGTACTATGGCGACGCCGGCCGATTGTTGCACCCGCTGGACCCGAGAGGAAATCGCATCGCAGATTTCTCCACGGCAGGTTATCGCAACAGCAACGAGCCGATCCCTGACGTCACGCAGCTGATCGATGCATCTCGCGTGGTCAGCGTATCACCTGTTCCCGGCGACGACATGGCAACGATTCAAGCCGCAATCGATCAAGTGGCCGCGATGTCGCTTGACGGCAATGGCTTTCGTGGCGTTGTACAGCTCACCGCTGGCGAATTCCAAATCAGTAACCAGCTCCGAATCCTGGACAGCGGCGTCGTTCTGCGTGGTGTGGGAGACGGCGACGATCCGGCCACGGACACGATTCTGCGTGGGACGGGAACGTTGCAGCGATCTCTTATTGTCGTTGGTCAATCGTCAGGGTTTGCCTCTGGAATTGCGAACACGACACACAACATTGTGGACAAATACGTCCCGGTCGGTGCCACGAGCCTACTTGTCGACTCGACGAGCAACTGGAGCGTCGGAGACCCCGTGGTCGTCAGACGCCCCAGCACGCAGGAATGGATTTCCGCAATCGGGATGGACAACATTCCTCCCCGAAGCGACGGCGGGACGGTCGTTCAATGGTCACCGGGCAGTGCCTTCGACCAGCTCTACGAACGCACGATCACGCGGATCGAAGGCAACCGAATTTTCCTCAACGCGCCGCTGATGAACTCGTTCGAGCAACAATACGGCGGCGGAACTGTTTGGCGATACACGTTTCCACGGATCAATCAGATCGGCATTGAGAACATTCGTGGAATCTCCGATTTTGTAAACCCCACGGACGAAAACCACGCCCAAACCTTTATCGAGCTTCAAGCGGTCGAGGACGCTTGGGTCCGCAACGTGACGGGGCAGTATCTCGTGTTTTCAACCGTCCATGCGACCAGCCGTTCAATCCGGGTCACGGTCGATGACGCGCAAAGTCTTGATCCGGTATCCATCGTTACTGGCGGTCGTCGCTACCCATTTAATATCGATGGCCAATTCATCTTGATGCAGAATCTGTACTCCGAAGACGGCCGACACGATTTCGTCAACAACGCAGCAACACGAAATCGTGGTCCCAATGTTTTCTTGAACGGAACCGCAGTCGATTCCAATAGCAGCAGCGGGCCTCACCAACGATGGTCCTCTGGAACACTTTACGACACCATCAGCACCGACAACATGACGGAAGCCCGCAACCGGGGGAACTTTGGGACGGGTCACGGTTGGGCGGGAGCAAACATGGTGTTTTGGAACAACACGGCAACTCAGTTTGTCATCCAAAATCCACCGACGGCACAAAACTGGCTGATCGGCTCCACGGGGCAAATCGTCGAGGAAACTCTTTTCGGCCCGCAACCCTCGGGAATCTATTCCGAGCACGGAACTCCGATTGATTTTGGCGATCCGAACAATCCGCTGAGCAGCCTTTTCATCGCCCAACTCAATCAGCGATCTGGTGAACCGGGTTCCGAAAAACGCGAGTACGTTCTGGGTGACTTTGATCTACTGGAGTATGACGGGGTAGGCAGCGCCGATGACGTGTTTGTCGACGCGGATTGGGCATCAAGTCTCGCCACGCTGGGAGTTTCAAGCCACTTGGATAGGTCAATCGACGACCGCGTTGTGCCGTTCAGCTTTGCCTACCAACTCGATTCTCATGAAATCGTCACCGCCGCAACGCTTTCGCTAGGTCTTCGAGGAACAGGGTCTGGGACGAGTGATGACACGCTCCTGATCGAGAGTCTGCTCGACTCGCGGCCTCTGCAGTCGTATGGACTGCCTGCACAGATTTCACAGACGGAGACAACGCCGGTCTTGATCGAATTGACCGGAGCGGATCTCGTTGCCTTGCAAGACGGATTGTTGAATTTGGCGATCGATAACAACACGGCGGTGGATTGGGCGGTCCTGGACTTGACGGTCAACACTGCTAGCGAGTTTGACCTGGGTGACGCGCCATCGCCATTTGCCACGCTGTTTGCCGACGACGGAGCACGCCATGTCGATACGGGGCCGAGACTTGGCAACCTCCGTGATGCGGAAGCCGACGGTCAGCCCACGGGCGACGCCGATGGTGACGGCGGTGACGATGATGGAGTGATGTTTGGAATGCTGGCTACCGACATGACGCTGGCAGGCGTGAACGTGGACCTCCAAAACGCTGCGGCCGCCAAAGTCGATGCCTGGATTGATTTTAACTTCGATGGTGACTGGGACGATCCGGGCGAGCAAATTCTCGACAGCGTGGATATCGCCGGCGGCATGCAAACATTGAACTACAGCGTCCCAATGGATGCCATCATCGGAAAAACCTTCGCACGTGTTCGCGTCAGCACGCATGGCGGCTTGGAGGCTGTCGGCGCCGCAATCGATGGTGAGGTCGAAGACTACTTGATCACGATCCTGCCACCGCGTTCCGTTCAGGCCGAGATCGATGCCGGCGGGAATCTGGTCGTCCGACCGTTGAACGGAGTCAGCTTGGACGATGCTTTGGAGCTTTCGACGGCAGATGGCAATCTGCGAATCAGCGATGCCAACTACACCGTGGTTGCCGGCGATGGCGTTTCTCAAAACGGAGCAGAAATCGTCGTTCCCTTGTCCAGCATCACCGGCTTGGTGGGAATCGATATCGATACCCAATCCGGGACCGACGCGGTCCATGTGAGTGGATTGGCCAGGACGTTGCCCGCTGAAATAACGATCAACGCGGCCAATGCCAACCTGGTGCTCAGCGATGACTTGACGATTGATCTGGAGCCTGGTTTTTCTCCGACGGTCGGGCAAGTGTTTTCCCTGGTGAACGCTGGGACCAACGCTGGCATCACCGGCTCATTTGACAACGTCAATTTGCCCACCCCACCCGACAACACGCATTGGGACTTGGTGGTCGGTGCAAACGAAGTCAGCATGGCTCTGTTGTCAACGCCGCCGAGAATCACGGAAGTGAGAATCGGTTCCACGAGTTGGAGCGAAGCGTTTCGGGACAGCATGGATCCCGATGGACAAGGTTACTTGCTCTCGCAAGGTGCTGAGCAACTGGCCGACGTACCATTTACCAATACCAATCAAATCTTTGTTGGCTTTGATCAGCAAGTATTCGCCACCGGGGGAACAGCATTGCAACCCGGCGACTTTCAGCTCGTGGGTTCCCCGTCGCTGGGCATCAACTACCAAATCGACAGCGTGAATTTTGACACCGGCACCAACACGGCCATTTTGACGATCAATCAAGAATTGTCCGCGGACAAGTTGCTGCTTCATATCGCCGATGCTGCCATCGAGAATGGCAACGGGATCGCACTCGATGGAGAATGGTCCACTGGAAACATGGGATCATCAGGCAATGAAACGTCAGGCGGCGTATTTAACTTTCGGTTTGATGTTCTGCCGGGCAACGTCAACAACGATCTGCTTTCGAACACCACCGATCTGTCTTACGTCCGTTCACTCGGAACACAGATAGCGGGCGTCACGCCCGAGTTTGACCCACGAGCCAACGTCAACGGCGACCTCCTGGTCAACACAACAGACCTTTCGCTCATCCGCTCCCTCGGCACGCAACTGATCACAGGGTTGATTGATCCGACGCCGCCCAGTTGA
- a CDS encoding PQQ-binding-like beta-propeller repeat protein, with amino-acid sequence MKALVSLTLMICCLVFARHSVGDESNWPQWRGPTGTGKTTVEGSVTQWGPTQNVKWRMELPEPGNSTPIVWEDLVFLTQPLSKSNQRALLCVDRQTGKERWRRSVEYSEPETSHKTNPFCSASPVTDGERVIAWFGSAGLVCWDLSGTELWRRDLGRQEHMWGYGSSPILHDDLCILSFGPGSREFLIAVDKSTGETRWEIAGLDDASERKLSGPENDGNSNDFSSDKPRADRLRGSWSTPIIVEVDGHSELIATLSRRVSAFDPSSGKLLWTCGGSGPLAYASPMYSNGVIVALGGYSGASLAVRVGGQGDVTQTHRLWHKPKDGGWLGTGVVDDGAIYICDIGGVVHCLDVQTGQELWKRRGDGGGTWSSITQTADGNMYLLTKSGTTTVFLPDRTGLKKVAENKLDETTNASVVVAGEDVLVRTDAALWAFTATSPSE; translated from the coding sequence ATGAAAGCTCTCGTTTCGCTGACACTGATGATCTGTTGCCTTGTATTTGCAAGGCATTCTGTAGGTGACGAATCGAATTGGCCACAGTGGCGAGGGCCGACGGGAACTGGCAAAACAACCGTCGAGGGCTCGGTGACGCAATGGGGGCCGACTCAGAACGTGAAATGGCGAATGGAATTGCCTGAGCCGGGCAACTCGACGCCGATCGTCTGGGAGGACCTCGTCTTCTTAACGCAGCCGCTTTCAAAATCGAACCAGCGAGCCTTGCTGTGCGTCGATCGGCAAACAGGCAAGGAACGTTGGCGTCGCAGCGTTGAGTATTCCGAGCCGGAAACGAGCCACAAAACCAATCCGTTTTGTTCGGCATCCCCCGTGACTGATGGCGAGCGAGTGATCGCATGGTTTGGTTCGGCCGGATTGGTGTGCTGGGATTTGTCAGGCACCGAATTGTGGCGACGCGACCTAGGGCGGCAGGAACATATGTGGGGTTATGGTTCGTCACCGATCTTGCACGATGATCTGTGTATCCTGAGTTTTGGACCAGGCAGCCGCGAATTCCTGATCGCCGTGGACAAGTCCACCGGCGAAACTCGTTGGGAGATTGCGGGACTGGATGACGCGAGCGAACGCAAACTCAGCGGACCGGAGAACGATGGCAACTCCAATGATTTCAGCAGCGACAAACCGCGTGCCGATCGGCTGCGTGGGTCATGGAGCACGCCGATCATCGTGGAGGTGGATGGACATTCCGAGTTGATCGCGACGTTGTCGCGGCGTGTCAGTGCATTTGATCCGTCCAGTGGCAAACTGCTCTGGACCTGTGGTGGCAGTGGACCGTTGGCTTACGCGTCTCCCATGTACAGCAACGGCGTGATCGTCGCGTTGGGCGGCTACAGTGGTGCTTCGCTGGCGGTGCGTGTGGGCGGCCAGGGCGATGTGACGCAAACACATCGTTTGTGGCACAAACCCAAAGACGGCGGTTGGCTGGGCACAGGGGTCGTGGATGATGGGGCGATCTACATCTGTGACATCGGTGGCGTGGTCCACTGCTTGGACGTGCAGACCGGACAAGAGCTTTGGAAACGCCGTGGTGACGGCGGAGGGACTTGGTCCAGCATCACACAAACTGCGGATGGCAACATGTATCTGCTGACCAAGTCAGGCACCACGACCGTCTTTCTGCCGGATCGCACGGGCTTGAAAAAGGTCGCTGAGAACAAGCTGGATGAAACAACCAATGCATCCGTCGTGGTCGCCGGCGAGGATGTGCTGGTCCGGACCGACGCAGCACTCTGGGCGTTCACGGCAACCTCCCCGAGCGAATGA